One Mycobacteriales bacterium DNA window includes the following coding sequences:
- a CDS encoding aminotransferase class I/II-fold pyridoxal phosphate-dependent enzyme: protein MDDFDAPRLADLRQRRSAKWREYGDALPVWIAESDVPLAEPVARVLHEAVDRGDTGYAHPDELRETVVGWIGRVYGWRIATDDVLVLPDVMTGVAEVLRVVTGPGDGVVINTPVYPPFAATVAQVGRRVVEVPLLSDPGGWSLDVDGLERAFAGGARAYLLCSPHNPVGAVWPADVLAAVARLAARYDVTVLADEIHAPLTLPGADHTPYPLVSSEAADQSVLLTSASKAWNLAGLKCAVAVAGSPRMRAALDRTDPHLRWGVGHLGALAMIAALRDGSDWLDGLLAHLDRNRALLGKLLAEHLPGVGYQPPQASYLTWLDCRALDLGPDPAAAFLRSGVALSSGPDFGPPGEGFARLNIATTEALVEEAVRRMARAVGP, encoded by the coding sequence ATGGACGACTTCGACGCACCGCGGCTCGCCGACCTCCGGCAGCGGCGCAGTGCCAAGTGGCGGGAGTACGGCGACGCCCTTCCGGTCTGGATCGCCGAGAGCGACGTCCCGCTGGCCGAGCCGGTCGCGCGCGTGCTGCACGAGGCGGTCGACCGCGGTGACACCGGCTATGCGCACCCCGACGAACTCCGCGAGACGGTCGTCGGCTGGATCGGCCGGGTCTACGGCTGGCGGATCGCGACCGACGACGTCCTCGTCCTGCCGGACGTGATGACCGGCGTCGCGGAGGTGCTGCGGGTCGTCACCGGGCCGGGCGACGGGGTGGTCATCAACACACCGGTCTACCCGCCGTTCGCGGCCACCGTGGCGCAGGTGGGCCGGCGGGTGGTCGAGGTACCGCTGCTCTCCGACCCGGGCGGCTGGTCGCTCGACGTCGACGGCCTGGAGCGGGCCTTCGCCGGCGGCGCCCGCGCCTATCTGCTGTGCAGCCCGCACAACCCGGTCGGTGCGGTGTGGCCGGCCGACGTTCTCGCCGCTGTCGCCCGCCTTGCCGCGCGGTACGACGTCACGGTCCTCGCCGACGAGATCCACGCGCCGCTGACGCTGCCCGGGGCCGACCACACGCCGTACCCGCTGGTGAGCTCCGAAGCCGCCGATCAGTCGGTGCTGCTGACCTCGGCGTCCAAGGCGTGGAACCTGGCCGGTCTGAAGTGCGCGGTGGCCGTCGCCGGGTCGCCGCGGATGCGGGCCGCGCTCGACCGCACCGACCCGCATCTCCGGTGGGGCGTGGGACACCTGGGTGCGCTCGCGATGATCGCGGCGCTGCGCGACGGCTCGGACTGGCTCGATGGACTGCTCGCCCACCTCGACCGCAACCGGGCGCTGCTCGGCAAGTTGCTGGCCGAACACCTGCCCGGCGTCGGCTACCAGCCGCCGCAGGCGTCGTACCTCACCTGGCTCGACTGCCGCGCCCTCGACCTCGGCCCCGACCCGGCGGCAGCGTTCCTGCGGTCCGGCGTCGCACTGAGCTCCGGACCCGACTTCGGTCCGCCCGGCGAG